The Nocardia arthritidis genome has a window encoding:
- a CDS encoding SRPBCC family protein codes for MRTVDIERTIEAPIADVFDWLTDATNYPRVPLVRRVTLVRPGDTHPQGRGAVRLVVTPVLRLTEEIVEYHPPTLMCYRILQSIPTLRHEQGRMEFRETANGTRVRWLSRFELESAWSGFFTAALSPGIALSFHLLLRTAARDLQG; via the coding sequence ATGCGCACGGTGGACATCGAGCGAACCATCGAAGCCCCCATCGCCGATGTCTTCGACTGGCTCACCGATGCCACGAATTACCCTCGCGTACCTTTGGTTCGGCGCGTCACGTTGGTGCGGCCCGGCGATACCCATCCACAGGGGCGAGGCGCGGTGCGCCTGGTCGTGACGCCCGTGCTGCGGTTGACCGAGGAGATCGTCGAATACCATCCGCCGACGCTCATGTGCTACCGAATCCTGCAGTCCATACCGACGCTGCGACATGAGCAGGGGCGCATGGAATTCCGGGAGACCGCGAACGGCACCAGGGTGCGCTGGCTGAGCCGCTTCGAACTGGAATCGGCATGGTCCGGTTTTTTCACCGCGGCGCTTTCGCCGGGCATCGCGCTCAGCTTCCACCTGTTGCTGCGCACCGCCGCCCGGGACCTGCAAGGCTGA
- a CDS encoding carboxymuconolactone decarboxylase family protein yields MTNAQQPTSNDDRYTRGLALLQQIGGKERPAVLDSLADIAPDLGRFTVEFGYGDILSRPGLPLRERQLATVAALTALGNAAPQLRFHIDGALNVGCTRTEIVETIIHVAIYAGFPAALNGLFAAREIFAARTDLPESPDTATAQDGDRFERGRALLEEVDGHAADAVLTALREIAPDLARYVIEFAFGDIYARPGLDLRTREIVTVAACTALGTAAPQLKVHLHGLLNVGGTRTEAVEVISQMAGYAGFPAALNAIAVAKEVFAERTGN; encoded by the coding sequence ATGACCAACGCACAGCAGCCGACCAGCAACGACGACCGGTACACCCGCGGACTCGCCCTGCTCCAGCAGATCGGCGGTAAGGAACGCCCGGCGGTGCTCGACAGCCTCGCCGATATCGCCCCCGACCTGGGGCGCTTCACCGTCGAATTCGGCTACGGCGACATCCTGTCCCGTCCGGGCCTGCCGCTGCGGGAGCGTCAACTCGCCACCGTCGCAGCGCTCACCGCCCTCGGCAACGCCGCGCCGCAGCTGCGCTTCCACATCGACGGGGCGCTCAACGTCGGTTGCACCCGCACCGAAATCGTGGAGACCATCATCCACGTCGCCATCTACGCGGGCTTCCCCGCGGCATTGAACGGGCTGTTCGCGGCCCGCGAAATCTTCGCCGCCCGAACCGATCTCCCCGAGTCGCCCGATACCGCCACGGCACAGGACGGCGACCGCTTCGAACGCGGCCGCGCCCTGCTCGAAGAGGTGGACGGCCACGCCGCCGACGCGGTACTCACCGCCCTGCGCGAGATCGCCCCGGATCTGGCCCGCTATGTCATCGAATTCGCCTTCGGCGATATCTACGCCCGTCCCGGACTCGACCTGCGGACAAGGGAAATCGTGACGGTCGCCGCCTGCACCGCGCTGGGAACCGCCGCGCCGCAACTGAAGGTGCACCTGCACGGCCTGCTGAACGTCGGCGGCACGCGCACCGAGGCGGTGGAGGTGATCAGCCAGATGGCCGGTTACGCGGGATTCCCGGCCGCGCTCAACGCGATCGCCGTCGCCAAGGAGGTGTTCGCCGAGCGCACGGGGAACTGA
- a CDS encoding serine hydrolase domain-containing protein, which yields MRLLPIAGALSAAALIAGCSSDSGAPASPSRTGQSQNTSQVQSDIDAAVKSGAVGAIVTLSDHGRDTVLTSGFGDLEARTPIPVDPPQHVRVGSITKSFTSAVVLQLVAEGKIRLDEPIETYLPGLLHGDGIDGRAITVRQILRHQSGIPNITDGHEVDEYQDALAGRTKTPEEEIAIALRHPAVFPPGTQYKYSNTNYIVAGMLIEKVTGAKYADELDRRILRPLGLRDTYLPPAGERDIRAPHPKGYDTQDGKQVDVSRIEPSVPWSAGALVTTGADLNRFYSALAAGQVVSAEQWLEMLDGVPTGSGTGQLYGLGVGIVQLPCGAKFIGHTGGIYGFTALSGATPEGRAVTYSFNSDSFPQPDVMSLLGHALCS from the coding sequence ATGCGTCTCTTGCCGATCGCCGGTGCTCTGTCCGCTGCCGCACTCATCGCCGGATGTTCGAGCGATTCGGGTGCGCCCGCGTCACCATCCCGAACCGGCCAGTCGCAGAACACCTCCCAGGTGCAGAGCGATATCGACGCTGCGGTGAAGTCCGGGGCGGTGGGTGCGATCGTCACGCTGAGCGACCACGGTCGGGACACCGTACTCACCAGTGGGTTCGGCGATCTCGAGGCGCGGACGCCGATCCCGGTCGATCCGCCGCAGCACGTGCGGGTCGGTAGCATCACCAAGTCGTTCACCAGCGCAGTCGTGCTACAGCTGGTGGCGGAGGGGAAGATTCGGCTGGACGAGCCGATCGAGACCTACCTGCCCGGGCTGTTGCACGGCGACGGTATCGACGGGCGCGCGATCACGGTGCGCCAGATCCTGCGGCACCAGAGCGGCATTCCGAATATCACCGACGGTCATGAGGTGGACGAGTACCAGGACGCGCTGGCGGGCCGGACGAAGACGCCGGAGGAGGAGATCGCGATCGCGCTGCGGCATCCGGCGGTTTTCCCGCCGGGCACCCAGTACAAGTACAGCAACACCAACTACATCGTCGCGGGCATGTTGATCGAAAAGGTCACGGGCGCAAAGTATGCCGACGAACTCGACCGGCGCATCCTGCGGCCGCTCGGGCTGCGCGACACCTATCTGCCGCCCGCGGGCGAGCGCGATATCCGTGCACCACATCCGAAAGGCTATGACACACAGGACGGTAAGCAGGTCGACGTGTCGCGGATCGAGCCGTCGGTGCCGTGGAGCGCGGGCGCGCTGGTCACCACCGGCGCCGATCTCAATCGGTTCTACTCGGCGTTGGCGGCGGGTCAGGTGGTGTCGGCGGAGCAGTGGCTGGAGATGCTGGATGGCGTACCGACCGGGTCGGGTACCGGACAGCTGTACGGACTGGGCGTTGGCATTGTGCAATTGCCGTGCGGTGCAAAGTTTATCGGCCATACCGGCGGGATCTATGGCTTCACGGCGCTGTCGGGCGCCACACCGGAGGGCCGGGCGGTGACCTACTCCTTCAACTCGGACTCGTTCCCGCAGCCTGATGTGATGTCCCTACTCGGCCACGCGCTGTGCTCCTGA
- a CDS encoding TetR/AcrR family transcriptional regulator encodes MTADDRDPGAGPPHGQNPEGPKTIRRRPRDRRAQIAAAAAEAFGALGYHGVSMDDIAARLDISSTALYRHYPSKYAIFREEALRLGDQIARAARLPDEAAAWTAAERLEHVIDALIAAAIASRRSAALLRWQSRYLAEDDRLTLQRQLAATVAAIRELLGQTRAGLAGPERAVLATAAMSVLGSISDHHVGIPVRALSGLLHDACLAVARCELPPPDDEPESPVASAIPSTFKHELVLKCAIELFHERGYPNVSVEDIAQAAGLPASSAVYRFYRGKGDILTAAFRRAADQVSGAIAPTIATSDGPEQALTRLIDLYVAGSFAERKLTFVYYAEISNVPADDRTVLRNIQRLNVEEWAKLVAAVRPQLSAAEARVLVHAALALVVDLGQWFGPDNPLASRARVTHLMRVILLGC; translated from the coding sequence ATGACCGCCGACGACCGAGATCCGGGAGCGGGTCCACCGCATGGACAGAACCCGGAGGGGCCCAAGACAATTCGGCGACGGCCGCGCGACCGGCGGGCCCAGATCGCGGCCGCGGCGGCGGAAGCCTTCGGCGCACTGGGTTATCACGGTGTGAGCATGGACGATATCGCCGCCCGGCTCGACATCAGCTCCACCGCGCTGTACCGGCACTATCCGAGCAAGTACGCGATCTTCCGGGAGGAGGCGCTGCGGCTCGGCGACCAGATCGCGCGCGCCGCACGGCTTCCCGACGAGGCGGCGGCCTGGACTGCCGCCGAACGGCTCGAGCACGTCATCGACGCGCTCATCGCCGCCGCCATCGCCAGCCGCCGCAGTGCGGCGCTATTGCGTTGGCAGAGCAGGTATTTGGCTGAGGACGACCGGCTCACCCTGCAACGGCAGCTCGCCGCCACCGTCGCGGCGATCCGGGAATTGCTCGGCCAGACCAGGGCGGGTCTGGCAGGCCCGGAGCGCGCGGTGCTCGCGACGGCCGCGATGAGCGTGCTCGGCAGTATCTCCGATCACCACGTCGGCATCCCGGTGCGCGCGCTGAGCGGTCTGCTGCACGACGCCTGCCTCGCGGTCGCCCGGTGCGAGCTGCCGCCACCCGATGATGAACCGGAATCGCCTGTGGCAAGCGCGATTCCGAGCACGTTCAAACATGAACTGGTGTTGAAGTGCGCGATCGAACTGTTCCACGAGCGGGGCTATCCGAACGTCAGCGTCGAGGACATCGCACAGGCGGCCGGGCTGCCCGCCTCCTCGGCCGTCTATCGGTTCTACCGCGGCAAGGGGGATATCCTCACCGCCGCGTTTCGCCGTGCGGCGGACCAGGTTTCGGGTGCGATCGCGCCCACCATCGCCACCTCGGACGGACCCGAGCAGGCGCTCACCCGACTGATCGACCTCTACGTGGCGGGTTCGTTCGCCGAGCGCAAACTCACCTTCGTCTACTACGCGGAGATCAGCAACGTGCCCGCCGACGACCGCACGGTGCTGCGAAATATCCAGCGGCTCAACGTCGAAGAGTGGGCCAAACTGGTCGCCGCGGTGCGGCCCCAGCTGTCGGCGGCCGAGGCCCGAGTGCTGGTACACGCGGCGCTGGCGCTGGTCGTCGACCTCGGCCAGTGGTTCGGCCCCGACAATCCGCTCGCATCCAGGGCGCGGGTGACGCACCTGATGCGGGTCATCCTGCTCGGTTGTTGA
- a CDS encoding subtilase-type protease inhibitor, with the protein MSLGTRVTSAAVGALAALAPAAVPAHAQSAINGPSAITLTVGEGDSLATAANQRTAWLVCAPLVFGSHPKSGQACGELTEAGGDFDKLRGHGIRFCPFIYQPITVSAEGIWNGAQVSWQHTYPNKCVRMNTDDYVFDF; encoded by the coding sequence ATGTCCCTGGGTACTCGAGTGACGAGCGCGGCCGTCGGGGCGCTGGCCGCGCTGGCGCCCGCCGCGGTTCCGGCGCACGCCCAATCCGCCATCAACGGACCATCGGCCATCACTTTGACTGTGGGCGAAGGAGATTCGCTCGCCACTGCGGCAAACCAGCGCACCGCCTGGCTGGTCTGCGCGCCGCTCGTCTTCGGCAGCCATCCGAAATCCGGTCAGGCCTGCGGTGAATTGACCGAGGCCGGTGGCGATTTCGATAAATTGCGCGGGCACGGCATCCGCTTCTGCCCCTTCATCTATCAGCCGATAACCGTTTCGGCGGAAGGCATTTGGAACGGCGCGCAGGTTTCCTGGCAGCACACCTATCCGAACAAGTGCGTCCGGATGAACACCGACGACTACGTCTTCGATTTCTGA
- a CDS encoding DJ-1/PfpI family protein: MSDFDIAIVLYPGMTALDAIGPYEVLRMMPGARIRFVAHEAGPVITDSGVLAIGATHTFAEVPRPRIILVPGGPAATAASADDKLLAWLIAAHRTSTWTTSVCTGALVLAGAGLLDGEPATTHWSAQQALGLLGAKPQREERVVRTGKIVTAAGVSAGIDLALWLAGEMFGREQAEAIQLNIEYDPRPPFDAGHVSKASGAVKRKALADMVRSAPEMRASETFVSSLTGAQKTLWRSAIRRMRR, translated from the coding sequence ATGAGTGACTTCGACATCGCCATCGTGCTGTATCCGGGAATGACCGCGCTCGACGCCATCGGGCCGTACGAGGTGCTGCGGATGATGCCCGGCGCGCGGATCCGGTTCGTCGCGCACGAGGCCGGTCCGGTCATCACCGACAGCGGTGTGCTGGCCATCGGCGCGACGCACACCTTCGCCGAGGTGCCGCGGCCACGGATAATCCTGGTCCCCGGCGGGCCCGCGGCCACCGCCGCATCGGCCGACGACAAACTGCTCGCCTGGCTGATCGCGGCGCATCGGACCAGCACCTGGACCACCTCGGTCTGCACCGGCGCACTCGTGCTCGCGGGCGCGGGTCTGCTCGACGGCGAACCCGCGACGACGCACTGGTCGGCGCAGCAGGCACTCGGGTTGCTCGGTGCGAAACCGCAGCGCGAAGAACGGGTGGTGCGGACCGGGAAGATCGTCACCGCCGCGGGCGTCTCGGCGGGCATCGATCTGGCGTTGTGGCTGGCAGGGGAGATGTTCGGGCGGGAACAAGCCGAGGCGATCCAGCTCAATATCGAATACGATCCGCGCCCGCCGTTCGACGCCGGACATGTGAGCAAGGCCAGCGGCGCGGTGAAACGCAAGGCGCTCGCCGATATGGTGCGCTCGGCCCCGGAAATGCGCGCCAGCGAGACGTTTGTCTCCTCACTGACCGGTGCACAGAAAACGCTGTGGCGCAGCGCTATTCGGCGGATGCGGCGCTGA
- a CDS encoding TetR/AcrR family transcriptional regulator, whose translation MSVENRRTARKAVARGLQPAEAAGRANATDSAPREVRRRPKNRRAQIAAASAAAFGALGYHGVSMEDIASGLGISSAALYRHFPSKYALFREELMRVGLAMTESVRLPAAAAGRSAEQRLRQILDALIAVTIENRPTVTLVRWEGRYLEPEDQTLLAEQQQTVLGALGEQLHELRPELTENDIRLLRAAMLSAITSIADHHATMPAKSLARLLASASWSIAQAQLPPEQPTSAAPVAIEIPDSFKHELLLHKAVELFHDHGYPNVSVEDIATAAGLSAASAVYRFYRGKSDLLAAAFRRAAERVSSAIGPAVAANTSCEAALDSLIGQYVAGSFTERALTFVYYTEFQHVPPEERTVLRNIQRLSVEEWARLLREVRPELSAADARFLIHAGFALVVDLGRAFGNDPLAAQDRVRLLMQLELFGRPAQV comes from the coding sequence ATGAGTGTCGAGAATCGCCGTACGGCGCGAAAGGCCGTCGCCCGGGGACTGCAGCCCGCCGAGGCCGCGGGCCGGGCGAACGCCACCGACTCGGCACCGCGGGAGGTCCGGCGCAGGCCCAAGAACCGGCGCGCCCAGATCGCCGCCGCATCGGCCGCCGCGTTCGGCGCGCTCGGCTATCACGGCGTCAGCATGGAGGACATCGCCTCCGGCCTCGGTATCAGCTCGGCCGCGCTGTATCGGCATTTTCCCAGCAAATACGCGCTGTTCCGCGAGGAGCTGATGCGGGTCGGCCTGGCGATGACCGAATCGGTGCGGCTGCCCGCCGCGGCCGCGGGCCGGTCCGCCGAGCAGCGGCTGCGCCAGATACTCGACGCGTTGATCGCGGTGACGATCGAGAACCGCCCGACGGTCACGCTGGTGCGCTGGGAGGGCCGCTACCTCGAACCGGAGGATCAGACCCTGCTCGCCGAACAGCAGCAGACGGTGCTCGGCGCGCTCGGCGAGCAATTGCACGAGCTGCGGCCCGAACTCACCGAGAACGATATCCGGCTGCTGCGCGCCGCCATGCTGAGCGCGATCACCAGCATCGCCGACCATCACGCCACCATGCCCGCGAAATCCCTTGCGCGCCTGCTCGCTTCGGCCTCCTGGTCGATCGCGCAGGCCCAATTGCCGCCGGAGCAGCCGACATCCGCGGCACCGGTGGCGATCGAGATCCCGGACTCGTTCAAACACGAACTGCTGCTGCACAAGGCCGTCGAACTGTTCCACGACCATGGCTACCCGAATGTGAGCGTCGAGGATATCGCCACGGCCGCAGGACTTTCCGCGGCGTCTGCGGTATACCGCTTCTACCGCGGCAAGAGCGATCTGCTGGCTGCCGCGTTTCGCCGTGCGGCGGAACGGGTTTCGAGTGCGATCGGTCCCGCGGTCGCGGCGAACACCAGCTGCGAGGCCGCACTCGATTCGCTGATCGGCCAGTACGTGGCGGGCTCGTTCACCGAGCGCGCGCTCACCTTCGTGTATTACACGGAGTTCCAACATGTTCCGCCGGAGGAGCGGACGGTGCTGCGCAATATCCAGCGGCTCAGCGTCGAGGAGTGGGCGCGGCTGCTGCGCGAGGTGCGGCCCGAACTCTCGGCCGCGGATGCGCGATTCCTCATCCACGCCGGGTTCGCGTTGGTTGTCGACCTCGGCCGCGCCTTCGGCAACGATCCGCTCGCCGCCCAGGACCGGGTGCGGCTGCTGATGCAGCTGGAGCTGTTCGGCCGCCCCGCGCAGGTCTAA
- a CDS encoding serine/threonine-protein kinase, whose product MGETFAGYVIEDVLGQGGMGTVYLARHPRLPRMVALKLLNREVSADPEIRARFEREANVVARLDHPGIVGIHDRGVEDDRLWIAMQYIEGVDAAKLNPRTVTVERAVRIVGETAAALDYAHSRGVLHRDIKPGNILLSTPDAGRAERAVLTDFGIARMLDTNTKLTATGTFSATLAYASPEQLTGADLDHRSDQYSLGCTLYALLAGETPFSATNPGQIVAGHLSQQVPPLTRADVPPRLHAVIARAMSKRPAERFASCGEFAAAAASVLRMRAEPGGGWHAGPPRAGMRADQAPAQGIPGRRPGWLGADDRTRDSVPGAVRASNTGVAQGVGAGAGLGAAPGPVPGVQGQAPAAPDAANGRGALPVAGQAGAYGQGPSPAVGQSATRGQAAAPVAAHGSVAGAAHGRGPAVAPAQAAAHGRGVIPAAGQVGAHRQDAIPVAAQGSGAAGAQGVARGQGAGPGAVRDHGAAQAAAGGQGAASAQAAARGHGSGSAASQSSRRGPEQGRGAVPVDDAAKAPRRADANTARPSSGAVVALPVGLMALLVGGVQAWRAYGHLDTIRSSVQHMLARSEWGQFVLLNYLTAIPSAFLLTLGALLLFVRWRRSRRMLVTGCLITQLSTVATVLCYRFVMNGGLHTSVVAGNGVLFAAATVILFGVASRPVRRWAGRA is encoded by the coding sequence GTGGGTGAGACATTTGCCGGGTACGTGATCGAGGACGTACTCGGGCAGGGCGGTATGGGCACCGTCTACCTCGCGCGCCATCCGCGTCTGCCGCGGATGGTGGCGCTGAAACTGCTGAACCGGGAGGTTTCCGCCGATCCGGAGATCAGGGCGCGGTTCGAGCGGGAGGCGAATGTCGTCGCCCGGCTGGACCACCCCGGCATCGTCGGAATCCACGACCGCGGCGTCGAGGACGATCGTCTGTGGATAGCCATGCAGTACATCGAGGGCGTCGACGCGGCCAAGCTGAATCCGCGAACAGTGACCGTCGAACGAGCCGTGCGGATCGTCGGCGAAACCGCGGCGGCCCTGGACTACGCGCACAGCCGCGGCGTGCTGCACCGCGATATCAAACCGGGCAACATCCTGCTCTCGACGCCCGACGCCGGTCGGGCCGAACGCGCGGTGCTCACCGATTTCGGCATCGCGCGGATGCTCGACACGAATACGAAATTGACTGCCACCGGCACGTTTTCGGCGACGCTCGCCTATGCTTCGCCGGAACAGTTGACCGGCGCCGACCTCGACCACCGCAGCGACCAGTACTCGCTCGGCTGCACGCTCTACGCGCTGCTGGCGGGTGAAACACCTTTTTCCGCAACGAATCCCGGCCAGATCGTGGCCGGTCACCTGAGCCAGCAGGTGCCGCCGCTCACCCGGGCCGATGTGCCGCCGCGGCTGCACGCCGTCATCGCGCGGGCGATGAGCAAGCGGCCCGCCGAAAGATTCGCCAGCTGTGGGGAATTCGCGGCGGCTGCGGCTTCAGTATTGCGTATGCGCGCGGAGCCGGGCGGTGGATGGCATGCCGGGCCACCGCGTGCCGGGATGCGAGCCGATCAGGCTCCGGCGCAAGGGATTCCGGGGCGGCGGCCGGGTTGGCTCGGGGCCGATGATCGGACGCGCGATTCGGTTCCTGGCGCGGTTCGAGCGTCGAATACCGGTGTGGCGCAAGGTGTTGGCGCCGGTGCGGGGCTCGGGGCCGCGCCCGGACCGGTGCCGGGAGTGCAAGGTCAGGCTCCGGCCGCGCCTGATGCCGCTAATGGGCGAGGTGCGCTTCCGGTTGCGGGGCAAGCCGGCGCGTACGGGCAGGGGCCTTCTCCCGCTGTGGGGCAATCCGCGACGCGGGGCCAGGCCGCCGCTCCGGTCGCGGCGCACGGCTCCGTCGCGGGCGCGGCGCATGGGCGAGGTCCCGCTGTTGCTCCGGCGCAGGCCGCCGCGCACGGGCGAGGCGTGATTCCCGCTGCGGGGCAGGTCGGCGCGCATCGGCAGGACGCGATTCCCGTTGCGGCGCAGGGTTCCGGCGCGGCCGGGGCGCAGGGGGTTGCGCGCGGGCAGGGTGCGGGTCCGGGTGCCGTGCGGGATCACGGCGCTGCCCAGGCGGCAGCGGGTGGGCAGGGTGCTGCTTCGGCGCAGGCAGCCGCCCGTGGGCACGGATCGGGCTCCGCCGCGTCGCAGAGTTCCCGGCGCGGTCCGGAACAGGGTCGGGGCGCGGTGCCCGTGGACGATGCGGCGAAGGCTCCGCGACGGGCGGATGCGAATACCGCGCGGCCCTCGTCCGGAGCCGTGGTCGCGTTGCCGGTCGGCCTGATGGCTCTGCTGGTGGGTGGGGTTCAGGCGTGGCGCGCCTACGGACACCTCGACACCATTCGCAGCAGCGTGCAGCACATGCTGGCGCGGTCCGAGTGGGGGCAGTTCGTGCTGCTGAATTATCTGACGGCCATTCCGAGCGCGTTCCTGTTGACACTCGGCGCGCTGCTGCTGTTCGTGCGGTGGCGGCGATCCCGGAGAATGCTCGTAACCGGTTGTCTGATAACGCAATTGAGCACGGTCGCGACAGTCCTGTGCTACCGGTTCGTCATGAACGGCGGCTTGCACACCAGCGTTGTCGCGGGGAACGGCGTGCTGTTCGCCGCCGCGACGGTGATTCTGTTCGGCGTGGCGTCGCGCCCCGTGCGTCGCTGGGCCGGGCGCGCCTGA
- a CDS encoding type 1 glutamine amidotransferase domain-containing protein: MSKILFVLTGVDHWTLADGTPHKTGYWAEEFVVPYTAFKAAGHEIAVATPGGVPPTADAASLTTDAAGGQDNADHIAAVLADSDELRNPLPLSKIQLDDYDAVFYPGGHGPMEDLSADPESGRLLTAALESGKPLAVVCHGPAALLAATKADGGNAFSGYRLTAFTNAEETQAGFADKAPWLLQDRLVGIGADFQAGEPWAPHVVVDRNLITGQNPASSAPAATELLRMLG; encoded by the coding sequence ATGTCGAAGATCCTTTTCGTGCTGACCGGCGTCGATCATTGGACGCTCGCCGACGGCACGCCGCACAAAACCGGTTACTGGGCCGAGGAATTCGTGGTGCCGTACACCGCGTTCAAAGCGGCGGGTCACGAGATCGCGGTGGCGACGCCGGGCGGCGTGCCACCCACCGCCGATGCCGCCAGCCTGACCACCGACGCCGCGGGCGGGCAGGACAACGCCGACCATATCGCGGCCGTGCTGGCCGATAGCGATGAGCTGCGAAACCCGCTGCCGCTCAGCAAGATCCAACTCGACGATTACGATGCCGTCTTCTACCCGGGCGGCCACGGACCGATGGAGGATCTGTCCGCCGACCCGGAATCCGGCCGATTGCTCACCGCCGCACTGGAATCCGGCAAGCCGCTGGCGGTGGTGTGCCACGGCCCGGCCGCGCTGCTCGCCGCGACGAAAGCCGATGGCGGCAATGCCTTTTCCGGATACCGCCTGACCGCGTTCACCAATGCCGAAGAGACACAGGCGGGTTTCGCCGACAAAGCGCCCTGGCTGTTGCAGGATCGTCTGGTCGGCATCGGCGCGGACTTCCAGGCGGGCGAGCCGTGGGCGCCGCACGTCGTCGTCGACCGGAACCTGATCACCGGCCAGAACCCGGCCTCCTCCGCACCGGCGGCCACCGAATTGCTGCGCATGCTCGGCTGA
- a CDS encoding aldo/keto reductase → MEAQHPGLRSVLDAVRSGRPLSDSELAILESQLRVLRAAGAANPPSAPEPQVTERSVPALPGSMLTGGARADGTAAYAAAGPSTAGFYRVAQGLSLSSIGIGTYRGGQSAGVDAAYIAALRYALAHGVNVIDTSLNYRRQRSEVCVGAALRHFVESEHGRRDGVLVASKGGFLVPGALPRHLPFADEIVGGAHCLAPSFLADQLDRSRRNLGLDVIDLYYLHNPETQARVVDPRIFASRITRAFEYLEYAADEGLIGWYGIATWDGFASGLLSLPTLAATARRVGGERHRFRFVELPLSLGLLDTLPALENGVLREAPDLGITVLASAALMQGRVSRDLPQWITRAMPGLSDAQRAIQFVRSIPGLTTALVGMRDGAHVRENLDLAAHPPLTTAEYRALLD, encoded by the coding sequence ATGGAGGCGCAGCACCCTGGTCTGCGTTCGGTGCTCGACGCGGTCCGCAGTGGTCGGCCGCTCAGCGATTCGGAGCTGGCGATCCTGGAAAGCCAGCTACGCGTGCTGCGGGCGGCGGGCGCCGCGAATCCGCCGTCCGCGCCCGAGCCGCAGGTCACCGAACGCAGCGTGCCCGCGCTGCCGGGGTCCATGCTCACGGGCGGGGCGCGGGCCGACGGCACCGCGGCATACGCGGCCGCCGGACCTTCTACCGCCGGATTTTATCGTGTGGCCCAGGGACTTTCGTTGTCCTCCATCGGTATCGGCACCTATCGGGGCGGGCAGTCGGCCGGGGTCGACGCCGCCTACATCGCCGCACTCCGGTACGCGCTCGCGCACGGCGTCAACGTCATCGACACCTCGCTCAACTACCGGCGGCAGCGCTCGGAAGTCTGTGTCGGCGCGGCACTTCGGCACTTCGTCGAATCCGAGCACGGCCGCAGGGACGGGGTGCTCGTCGCGAGCAAAGGCGGCTTCCTGGTGCCGGGCGCGCTGCCTCGCCACCTGCCGTTCGCCGACGAAATCGTCGGCGGCGCACACTGTTTGGCGCCCTCGTTCCTGGCCGACCAACTCGACCGCAGTCGCCGCAACCTCGGGCTCGACGTGATCGACCTCTACTACCTGCACAACCCGGAAACCCAGGCCAGGGTGGTCGATCCGCGAATCTTCGCCTCCCGCATCACCAGAGCCTTCGAATATCTCGAATACGCCGCCGACGAAGGACTTATCGGCTGGTACGGCATCGCCACCTGGGACGGATTCGCCAGCGGGCTGCTGTCGTTACCGACCCTCGCCGCCACCGCCCGGCGGGTCGGCGGTGAGCGGCACCGGTTCCGCTTCGTCGAACTACCGCTCAGCCTCGGCCTGCTCGATACCCTTCCGGCACTGGAGAATGGCGTACTGCGCGAGGCGCCGGATCTCGGTATCACCGTCCTCGCCAGCGCGGCCCTCATGCAGGGCCGAGTCAGTCGCGATCTCCCCCAATGGATCACCCGCGCCATGCCCGGCCTGTCGGACGCCCAGCGCGCAATCCAATTCGTCCGCTCCATCCCCGGCCTGACCACCGCGCTGGTCGGCATGCGCGACGGAGCCCACGTCCGAGAAAATCTCGACCTGGCCGCCCACCCCCCGCTGACCACCGCCGAATACCGCGCACTGCTCGACTGA